The Gemmatimonas aurantiaca T-27 DNA segment GGCCTGGGATCGCAAGGGCGATGCGAGCGAAGTGTGGCGTGCTGGCGGCGGCCTGTTCTACGGCCGACTGCCAGCCGTCCTGGGTTCCAACGTGGGCATCACCGATGTGCCGCTGCAGAACCTCGCGTGCACCGGCAGCGCTGCGGATGGCGACGCCAACGCCCCGCCATCGGTGACGGGCTATCGGGACTGGGCAGCGAACGGTGACAACAATCCGTTCAACTGCGCCGGCTCAGCGGGTATCGGTGGCATTCCCGAGTACTCGTTCTGGACGCAGGGTTTCCAGATCCCCGAGACGTACCGCGGCAACGTTGGCTACGAGCGGGAACTGGGACGCAAGACGCGCTTTTCGGCAGACTACCTGTACCAGTTCACGTCGAACCTGTACACGGTGCGCAACACCAACCTGCGTGCGCCGTTGTTCTCACTGGCCAATGAAGGTGGCCGTCAGGTATACGTGCCGGCTGGCGCATTCCGTCCGAATGCCGCCGCGGGCAATGAACGTCTGCTCAACACCGACTTCGGCAACCTGTTCCAGAACTTCTACGACGGCCGCTCCCGGTCGCAGTCGGTCACGTTCAACCTCGATCATCGTTTCGCGCAGGAATCATCACTTCGCGCATCGTATACGTGGACCACGGCCGACGATAACGGATCGTTCTCGTGCTGCACGTCGTTTGCGGGGTGGAGTGAAACGCGTGTGGGTGCGGCTGGCCCGAATGACATCGGCGGCATCGGCGCGACGGACAAGGCATGGGGTCCCTCGGGCTTCGTGCGCAACCACACGGTGATCCTCTCCGGCTTCACGAAGCTGCCATTGGGCTTCCGCCTGAGCGGCATTTTCCGTATGCAGAGCGGCACGCCGTGGGGTCCTGAGCAAGGTGGTGATCTGAACGGCGACGGACTGACGTTCAACGATCGCCCGTTCATCTATGCCCCGGAGGACTTCCCGGTGGCGATCCCGACCAACGTGACGAGCACGGCGGCGCAGGCAGAGTATGTGGCCGCGCAGCGCGAGATCTATCGCGGCTATCTGAACGACAACAAGTGCGTGGGTGACTACGTTGGGCAGATCATCCCCCGCAACACCTGCCGTCAGCCGTGGTTCAACCGCCTGGACCTGTCGCTGCGCAATCGCATTCCCACGCGGGCCGGTCAGCACGCGGAGTTGTCGATCGACTTCTTCAACGTGCTCAATGGGCTCAACTCGAGCTGGGGCCGCTATCAGTCCGTGTCGGCCGCGCGGCGTAACCTGATGGTGCCGGTGTCGTACGACGCCTCAGGTCAGACGATCCGCTACAACCTGACCGACTTCTTCGGCGACAAGACACCACTCGGCACCAACCTACTGCTGCAGTTCAGCATGCAGGTGGGCATTCGCTACACCCTCTGATCTCGAGCGCAGCAGGTGAACAAGAAAGCGGGGCGCCAAAGACATGGCGCCCCGCTTTTTTGTCGTGCTCGCGCCGTCAACTGAGTGGTAGGGTGGGCAGCAAGTCGAGCAACTCGGGCCAGTCGATGAACGGATTCCGGTTGCCTTGTGCGCGTTGAATGGCATCATTGCGTCCGCGCTCCCAGGCATCCACGGCATCTTCACGTGCCCAGGCGATGAGCAGGTCGCGTTCCTGTGCGAAGTTGGTGAGGCTGAACCCACTGGGCCGGTCGGCTCCATAGCGGATGTAGAAGTAGAGCAACCCACGCGCGATGTCCCCGCGCACACTGGCTCGCGGTTCGAACACGATTTGTCCGCTGTTGCCACTCGCATAGCCGAGCCGGCTCATGTCTCCGCTGCCCGACACGGGCCCTGTCCACAGCACGGTGCCGCGTACGAGGCCAAACGGGTAGTTGGACCGCCGTTCATTGGCGGCCGAGTCGGAGCTGAAGAGATGGTGGAGGTCGCTCAGGGCGGGATCCACTTCGGCCCCGCGGCTACGGGGCCAGGTGTGCTCGGTGTTGATACTGTTCTGCGCCGCGGTGGCCCGTGTGGTCACGCCCACCGCTTGCCGGCCCGTGTAGAGATCAATGATCCACGGACGCGTGCCTCGATCCACAAAGGCATAGAGGGAGTCTCGTGCCGACGTGTAGCCCAGCGTGCGCTGCCCTCGCACCAGTTGCTGGATGCTGGTGAGCAGTGCGGCATCACAACGGCTCCTGGCGGGCGCGTAGTAGGACGCCTGCGCTGCGGGTGGTTCCGTACGGCAGGTGTTGGTTGGAGGCGGGGCGGTGCTCGTGCCACCACCGCCACAGGCAGCCAGGAGCGCGATCGCGAACGGTGTGGCCATCCGTGCGACGGCCCCCCGGGCACGTGGGCTGAACAAGTGCGTCATGCAAGAATGATGGCGGTGCGCTCGCGCGTCTGCCTATCCCGAGATGGTGATCTGCGACCGTCAGCGGGTGTTCTGCGTCGTGTCTCGAAGAGCGGGCGCCGCGCCACGCATCCAGTAGATAAGCAGGCGACACGACTCCGGCGCGAGCACGGGCCACGCCAGCGGCTTGTAGCGCGTGGGAATCTTTGCGGGCTCGTCGTAGTACTCGATGGCGACGACATCATTGGGCAGCCAGAGTTCGTCCGGATAGAACGTGACGCCATCGTCATCTGT contains these protein-coding regions:
- a CDS encoding endonuclease I family protein; translated protein: MTHLFSPRARGAVARMATPFAIALLAACGGGGTSTAPPPTNTCRTEPPAAQASYYAPARSRCDAALLTSIQQLVRGQRTLGYTSARDSLYAFVDRGTRPWIIDLYTGRQAVGVTTRATAAQNSINTEHTWPRSRGAEVDPALSDLHHLFSSDSAANERRSNYPFGLVRGTVLWTGPVSGSGDMSRLGYASGNSGQIVFEPRASVRGDIARGLLYFYIRYGADRPSGFSLTNFAQERDLLIAWAREDAVDAWERGRNDAIQRAQGNRNPFIDWPELLDLLPTLPLS